One stretch of Schlesneria sp. DSM 10557 DNA includes these proteins:
- the csb2 gene encoding type I-U CRISPR-associated protein Csb2: MLAISLQFPAKKFHATPWGRQVNEGAVEWPPSPWRLLRALVATWHHKFPDVPEENVRELVEKLAPPPCFSLPPASQGHTRHYMPQVNDDRTKVFDTFVLLAPDEDIVAVWRDVDLSDAQRDLLDRLLGAMTYFGRAESWVCGTVLDTPPAQLEVEPIELGQPAGEGRELVRTLVPILAEDHVNWFTLTREQFREQKLAEQRLAAAKKGKSTDKVKLTSKDELAIANAIPATLFDALHADTSELRRGGWNQPPGTRWINYARPTDAFMTQSPSRQRKNRRGFQRPAVARFALCGRVRPLFTDQLWFADEIRRRLMGCSRAVDRQVRRRTGLNPEDATAATVFSGKFPDGQPLRDPELNHCHCHILCEATQDLRITHVTLFAPMGFDSDDERAIERLVDPRAVRNHPLEWNGYEVQLVLLGMGQPSDFGGINEHAGQSRLLATSRVWESRTPFILTRHLTRKGMPSAETIARDPKLKQLLIDEVRRELSNRPQFQSVAADVTIEPVLEMQRMGTHLNGPLTKWIEFRRERKKGGGAKVGSTGFGFLLTFPHRVSGPIALGYGSHFGMGTFRCVTGPENDES, from the coding sequence ATGCTCGCCATCTCGCTTCAATTTCCCGCGAAGAAGTTCCATGCCACCCCCTGGGGGCGGCAGGTCAATGAGGGGGCAGTCGAATGGCCCCCCTCGCCGTGGCGACTTTTAAGGGCGCTGGTCGCCACCTGGCACCACAAGTTTCCGGATGTTCCAGAAGAGAACGTCCGCGAACTCGTCGAAAAGCTCGCACCGCCCCCCTGCTTTTCGCTTCCCCCCGCCTCACAAGGCCATACCCGCCACTACATGCCGCAGGTCAACGACGACCGAACAAAGGTCTTTGACACGTTTGTATTGCTCGCTCCAGACGAGGACATCGTGGCGGTCTGGCGAGACGTCGACCTCAGTGACGCGCAGCGTGATCTGCTCGATCGCCTGCTGGGGGCAATGACGTACTTCGGGCGAGCGGAATCGTGGGTGTGCGGAACCGTCCTGGACACCCCGCCAGCCCAACTTGAAGTGGAACCGATTGAGTTGGGCCAGCCTGCGGGAGAGGGTCGAGAATTGGTCCGTACTCTGGTTCCCATTCTGGCGGAAGATCATGTGAACTGGTTCACTCTCACCCGGGAACAATTTCGCGAGCAGAAGCTCGCCGAGCAGCGACTCGCCGCAGCAAAAAAAGGGAAGTCCACCGACAAAGTCAAACTCACTTCAAAGGACGAGCTTGCGATTGCAAATGCGATCCCTGCGACGTTATTCGACGCGCTTCACGCCGATACCTCAGAACTGCGTCGAGGGGGCTGGAATCAGCCGCCCGGAACACGTTGGATTAACTATGCTCGACCAACCGACGCCTTCATGACTCAATCTCCTTCCAGGCAGCGGAAAAATCGAAGGGGTTTCCAACGACCTGCCGTCGCTCGATTTGCACTGTGCGGCCGCGTCCGCCCGCTCTTCACAGATCAGCTCTGGTTTGCCGATGAAATACGTCGGCGATTGATGGGATGCTCGCGCGCGGTCGATCGACAAGTCCGACGACGGACAGGACTCAATCCTGAGGATGCGACGGCGGCAACGGTCTTTTCTGGCAAATTCCCCGACGGGCAACCGCTACGCGACCCGGAACTGAATCATTGTCATTGCCATATCCTCTGCGAAGCCACTCAGGATTTGCGAATTACGCACGTCACCCTCTTCGCCCCGATGGGATTCGACTCTGACGATGAACGAGCAATCGAACGCCTGGTTGACCCAAGGGCGGTCCGTAATCATCCGCTGGAATGGAATGGTTACGAAGTTCAACTGGTGCTGCTCGGCATGGGACAGCCGTCCGATTTCGGCGGAATAAACGAGCACGCCGGGCAATCCCGACTGCTGGCAACATCGCGTGTCTGGGAATCGCGGACCCCTTTCATATTGACCAGACACTTAACACGCAAAGGAATGCCCTCTGCCGAGACCATTGCCCGGGACCCTAAACTGAAACAGTTGCTGATCGATGAGGTACGACGCGAACTTAGCAATCGCCCGCAATTTCAGTCCGTAGCGGCGGATGTGACAATTGAACCAGTACTCGAGATGCAAAGGATGGGGACTCATTTAAATGGTCCTCTCACGAAATGGATCGAGTTCCGTCGCGAACGCAAGAAAGGGGGTGGCGCAAAGGTCGGGTCAACAGGTTTCGGATTTCTCCTGACGTTTCCTCACCGGGTCTCAGGTCCAATCGCCCTGGGCTATGGTTCGCACTTTGGAATGGGGACGTTTCGCTGCGTTACCGGCCCGGAGAACGATGAGTCATAG